Proteins encoded in a region of the Synergistota bacterium genome:
- the ilvD gene encoding dihydroxy-acid dehydratase, translated as MEKLRSRVVVEGIEKAGMRALLKACGLIDEEMTRPFVGVVNSWNEMHPGHKGFRQIAEAVKEGIRLAGGVPFEFNTISICDGITQGHKGMCYVLPSREVIADSIELVVEAQQLDGLVFIAACDKIVPGMLMAMMRIDIPSIMVTGGPMVPGSFKGRSLAVYEIREAAGLLKRGLMTEEEFREMEECICPTFGSCSMMGTANTMSCVAEALGLTLPGCATTHAVYSKKLREAKLSGIQVMKLIESGIKPSDIVTQNSFENAMRVVVAVGGSSNSLLHIPAIARERGFRITPDDFDKISKTTPHLVNTKPSGPYTLKDLDDAGGIPAIMRELSPLLHLDERNVTLSTLREVLEKAQNRNKEVIRSLDNPVHKEGSLVILKGNLAPNGAVVKQTAVSPSMRVHTGPARVFESCEDAVQAILGGKIKRGDVIVIRYEGPRGGPGMREMLSATAALVGMGLGDSTALVTDGRFSGSTRGPCVGHVSPEAASGGPIAIVQDGDLITIDIDRRRLDLNLSPEEIKRRLESWKPPAPKITKGYLALYSQLVTSADEGAVIRVSKTT; from the coding sequence TTGGAAAAGCTAAGAAGTAGGGTAGTAGTCGAAGGTATAGAGAAGGCCGGTATGAGAGCTTTACTCAAAGCCTGTGGCCTTATAGATGAGGAGATGACCCGTCCCTTTGTTGGTGTCGTTAACTCTTGGAATGAGATGCATCCGGGACATAAGGGATTTCGTCAGATCGCTGAAGCTGTTAAAGAGGGAATAAGGCTCGCTGGTGGGGTTCCCTTTGAATTTAACACTATATCCATATGTGATGGAATAACTCAGGGACACAAGGGAATGTGTTATGTTCTCCCAAGTAGGGAGGTAATAGCGGACTCTATAGAGCTTGTGGTTGAGGCTCAACAGTTGGATGGCTTGGTTTTTATAGCGGCCTGTGACAAGATAGTTCCTGGAATGCTTATGGCGATGATGAGGATTGATATACCTTCGATAATGGTTACTGGCGGTCCCATGGTTCCTGGAAGCTTCAAAGGGAGGAGCTTAGCGGTTTATGAGATAAGAGAGGCTGCAGGGCTATTAAAGCGTGGACTTATGACAGAAGAGGAGTTCAGGGAGATGGAGGAGTGCATATGTCCCACCTTTGGATCATGCTCTATGATGGGTACGGCCAATACCATGTCCTGTGTAGCTGAGGCTTTAGGTTTAACTTTGCCAGGCTGTGCTACAACTCATGCTGTTTATTCAAAAAAGCTTAGAGAAGCTAAGCTTTCTGGAATTCAAGTTATGAAGCTTATAGAAAGCGGCATTAAGCCATCCGATATAGTAACTCAGAATTCCTTTGAGAATGCTATGAGGGTGGTAGTTGCCGTTGGAGGATCGAGCAACTCTCTTCTTCACATACCTGCGATAGCTCGTGAGAGAGGCTTTAGAATTACCCCAGATGATTTTGATAAGATAAGCAAAACTACTCCTCACTTAGTTAACACGAAACCTTCTGGTCCCTACACCCTTAAGGATTTAGATGATGCCGGGGGGATACCTGCGATTATGAGAGAGCTTTCTCCGCTACTTCACTTAGATGAGAGGAATGTTACCTTATCTACCTTGAGAGAGGTGCTTGAGAAAGCTCAGAATCGTAATAAGGAAGTTATACGCTCCCTTGATAATCCGGTTCATAAAGAGGGAAGTCTAGTCATACTTAAGGGCAATTTAGCTCCCAACGGAGCGGTAGTTAAGCAGACGGCTGTATCACCATCTATGAGGGTTCACACGGGTCCAGCTAGAGTCTTTGAGTCTTGTGAAGATGCGGTTCAAGCTATCCTCGGTGGAAAGATAAAAAGGGGAGATGTGATAGTTATTCGCTATGAGGGGCCTCGTGGCGGACCTGGGATGAGAGAGATGCTTTCCGCTACCGCTGCTTTAGTGGGAATGGGATTGGGTGATAGTACTGCCTTGGTAACCGATGGCAGATTTTCGGGTTCCACAAGGGGGCCATGCGTCGGACATGTCTCACCTGAGGCAGCCTCAGGAGGCCCAATAGCTATAGTTCAAGATGGTGACCTTATAACCATAGATATAGATAGAAGAAGGCTTGATCTTAATCTGAGCCCTGAGGAGATAAAACGAAGGCTCGAAAGTTGGAAGCCACCTGCCCCTAAAATTACTAAGGGATATTTAGCTTTATATTCTCAGCTTGTGACTTCAGCTGATGAAGGAGCCGTAATAAGAGTTTCTAAGACGACTTAG
- the larA gene encoding nickel-dependent lactate racemase, with protein sequence MLISLPVRKDFLNFEIPDRNFLGMISSKEYPPIENLPSAIRDAIDSPIGCSPLRKLVKPGQKVVIVATDITRYACEEIILPILLNELNESGIPDKDITIVVATGTHRPNTMEECAKMYGEEVLRRVKVINHSPYDPSSLVYLGETPTSRIPVEVNKFVFEADFRITTGVIEPHLFAGYSGGIKSIAVGVAGVRTISATHNISMLDHPKTRLGVIEDNLFRKFLDEAACFLGVDFIINVVLDDYKRPIRIVAGHPQEAYCEGVNFAKKVYEVEVKEQSEIVIAIPKYPKDRDLYQATRAVNNVLFGPVPLVRKGGIIIIPALCEDGIGHEGYHIWMKSVKTPEEALEKAYREGFEPGEHKAFVLAKALNWAEIVMVGTKVPEFILRELLLEYRPTMEEALKYAFNKLGKDAKVWVIPNALVTIPVVKF encoded by the coding sequence TTGCTTATTAGTCTTCCTGTTAGGAAGGATTTCTTAAATTTTGAGATTCCGGACAGAAACTTTCTAGGGATGATATCCTCCAAGGAGTATCCCCCTATCGAGAACCTTCCTTCTGCTATTCGGGATGCCATAGATAGCCCAATAGGTTGTAGTCCCTTAAGGAAGCTTGTGAAGCCTGGTCAAAAGGTTGTGATAGTAGCTACAGACATAACTAGATATGCCTGTGAGGAGATCATTTTACCTATTTTGCTTAATGAGTTAAATGAATCTGGTATCCCTGATAAAGATATAACCATAGTTGTAGCTACTGGTACTCATAGGCCTAATACTATGGAAGAGTGTGCCAAGATGTATGGTGAGGAAGTATTAAGGAGAGTTAAGGTTATAAACCACTCTCCTTATGATCCTTCATCTTTGGTCTATCTTGGAGAGACGCCTACTTCTCGCATACCTGTGGAAGTAAATAAGTTCGTCTTTGAGGCAGACTTTAGAATAACTACCGGTGTTATAGAACCCCATCTTTTTGCTGGATATAGTGGTGGTATAAAGAGCATAGCCGTTGGTGTTGCTGGCGTTCGAACCATATCTGCTACACATAACATTTCCATGCTTGATCACCCAAAAACTCGCCTTGGTGTAATTGAGGATAACCTCTTTAGAAAGTTTTTGGATGAGGCAGCATGCTTTCTTGGGGTTGACTTTATTATAAATGTCGTTTTAGATGATTATAAAAGGCCTATAAGGATTGTAGCCGGTCATCCTCAAGAGGCTTATTGTGAAGGGGTAAACTTCGCCAAGAAGGTATATGAGGTTGAGGTTAAGGAGCAATCTGAGATAGTTATAGCGATACCTAAATATCCTAAAGATAGGGATCTATATCAGGCAACGAGGGCAGTTAATAATGTTCTTTTTGGCCCTGTTCCCCTAGTTAGAAAGGGGGGCATTATAATTATCCCGGCTCTTTGTGAGGATGGTATAGGACATGAAGGGTATCACATATGGATGAAAAGCGTTAAAACTCCAGAAGAGGCTTTAGAAAAGGCCTACCGTGAGGGATTTGAGCCTGGAGAGCACAAGGCCTTTGTTTTAGCTAAGGCATTAAACTGGGCTGAGATAGTTATGGTTGGTACTAAGGTACCTGAGTTCATATTAAGGGAGCTACTTCTTGAGTATAGACCTACTATGGAAGAGGCTTTAAAGTATGCTTTTAATAAGCTTGGTAAGGATGCCAAAGTTTGGGTTATACCCAATGCTTTGGTAACCATTCCCGTTGTTAAGTTTTAA
- a CDS encoding TRAP transporter large permease, whose translation MVLWVLLGGMGLFLLLNVPVGISIALAVMLYIYFLGSVPMKFLAQNLFTACDSFPLMAIPFFILAGSLMKEGGLSKRLVALAEALIGYVPGGFAFVTILSCMFFGAVSGSSPATVAAIGSIMIPAMVERGYSKEFATALAAASGGLGVIIPPSIPMVVYGVATGASIGKMFLGGFGPGVVFGGALMVLSYFVAKKAGYVGSGEKFSIKKVLIAFKDAIWALMIPLVILGGIYSGVFTPTEASVVAVFYGFFVGKFVYKELSWRDTIEALKDTAVMVGTILIILGAGTAFAKVLTIEGIPDKIVAMFQALTQNKLVLLLLINILLLIVGCVMETLSAILILGPILYKVVEGYGVDLIHFGIIMVVNLAIGFITPPVGVNLFVACGLTGMSFDVLSKAIFPFVIALIFALFVITYVPSITMFIPKLLGY comes from the coding sequence ATGGTTTTATGGGTGTTGTTAGGGGGGATGGGTTTATTTCTACTGTTAAATGTGCCTGTTGGGATATCTATAGCTTTGGCTGTCATGCTTTATATCTACTTTTTGGGTTCTGTTCCTATGAAGTTTTTGGCTCAAAATCTTTTCACTGCTTGTGACTCTTTCCCCTTGATGGCCATACCGTTTTTTATACTTGCTGGTTCGCTAATGAAGGAAGGAGGGCTTTCTAAAAGGCTTGTGGCCCTTGCGGAAGCCCTTATAGGGTATGTGCCAGGCGGATTTGCATTTGTGACGATCCTTTCTTGTATGTTTTTTGGAGCGGTTTCAGGATCAAGCCCTGCTACCGTAGCTGCAATTGGCTCCATCATGATCCCTGCTATGGTAGAAAGGGGTTACTCCAAGGAGTTTGCAACCGCTCTTGCTGCAGCATCTGGAGGATTGGGAGTAATAATTCCTCCGAGCATCCCGATGGTTGTATATGGAGTGGCAACAGGGGCTTCCATAGGAAAAATGTTTTTAGGGGGATTCGGCCCTGGAGTTGTATTTGGTGGAGCATTAATGGTTTTATCTTATTTTGTTGCTAAAAAGGCAGGCTATGTGGGGTCAGGAGAAAAGTTTAGTATAAAGAAGGTGCTAATTGCTTTTAAAGACGCGATATGGGCTTTAATGATTCCATTGGTTATTTTAGGAGGAATATATAGTGGGGTATTTACTCCTACAGAGGCATCTGTTGTTGCGGTTTTTTACGGTTTCTTTGTGGGTAAATTCGTTTACAAAGAGCTGAGTTGGAGAGATACTATAGAGGCGTTAAAGGATACTGCTGTAATGGTGGGAACTATATTGATAATATTAGGTGCGGGAACCGCTTTTGCTAAGGTGCTTACAATCGAAGGGATTCCTGATAAGATCGTTGCTATGTTTCAAGCATTGACTCAGAATAAGCTTGTCTTGTTGTTATTGATAAATATCTTGTTACTAATTGTTGGTTGTGTTATGGAGACTCTTTCAGCTATACTAATTTTAGGGCCCATTTTGTACAAGGTTGTTGAAGGGTATGGCGTTGATCTAATTCACTTTGGCATCATCATGGTTGTTAACCTGGCGATAGGGTTTATTACTCCTCCTGTAGGGGTAAACTTATTTGTTGCTTGTGGCCTTACAGGTATGAGCTTTGATGTTCTCTCTAAAGCTATATTCCCCTTTGTAATAGCTTTAATCTTTGCTTTGTTTGTTATTACTTACGTTCCATCGATTACCATGTTTATTCCTAAGCTATTGGGTTATTAG
- a CDS encoding TRAP transporter small permease, translating to MRSMKALLGYLDNIEEFLAVTFLATMCVFIGLQIIFRYILNWPLAWTEELARYLFVWVIYLGASMAVRRKRHLKVDIVLLLLGEKGKFVLRLVSNMLFLFFCVVMAYEGAYLVYSLQFIRPQYSPAVRFPMSLAYLSVLVGVVLMGIALIRDTVSLVKERNLTANCKK from the coding sequence ATGAGATCGATGAAGGCTCTTTTAGGGTATTTAGATAATATCGAGGAGTTTTTAGCAGTGACCTTTTTAGCCACTATGTGTGTTTTTATAGGATTACAGATAATATTTAGATATATTTTAAACTGGCCTCTTGCATGGACGGAAGAGCTTGCAAGATATTTATTCGTATGGGTTATCTATCTTGGAGCTAGTATGGCTGTGAGAAGAAAAAGGCACTTAAAGGTAGATATAGTTTTGCTTCTTTTAGGGGAAAAGGGAAAGTTTGTGCTTCGATTGGTATCAAATATGTTATTTTTGTTTTTCTGTGTAGTTATGGCTTATGAGGGAGCTTATCTTGTTTATTCTCTGCAGTTTATTCGACCTCAATATTCCCCAGCAGTGAGGTTTCCTATGTCCTTGGCTTACTTGAGTGTCCTTGTAGGAGTCGTTTTAATGGGCATAGCGTTGATAAGGGATACCGTTTCGTTGGTTAAGGAAAGGAATCTGACCGCAAATTGTAAGAAGTAA
- a CDS encoding TRAP transporter substrate-binding protein yields the protein MKKLISLVLLMGFVFIAFPSLVLGQPIEIKVASVLPQGHCLVDACFKFKEEIEKLSGGKIVVKVFPSGQLGSGRELIEGVQMGSIQMCEHSLAPLSGFSKTFLVFNLPYLFKTREIAYEFLDSPIGEEMKRLVEKDGILVLSFWENGYRHVTNSKRPIKTPADLKGLKIRTMENPVHMEAFRQMGALPTPMAFGEVFTALQQGVIDGQENSYSNMYVMKFHEVQKYITDTSHFYDVTGFMINPKFFYSLSPDLQEAVKKAAKTATTFQRERAITDDDKFRKLVAEKLQFTELTPEERAKFAEASKGTYDVFKKEIGEENLNKILNELKKIEEARSKK from the coding sequence ATGAAGAAGCTAATTTCATTAGTATTGTTGATGGGGTTCGTTTTTATTGCTTTTCCGAGCTTGGTATTAGGACAACCTATAGAGATTAAAGTAGCTAGCGTTCTACCACAGGGGCACTGTCTTGTTGATGCTTGCTTTAAGTTTAAAGAGGAGATTGAGAAGCTCTCAGGTGGCAAGATAGTGGTTAAAGTCTTTCCAAGTGGTCAGTTGGGCAGTGGACGTGAGTTAATCGAAGGTGTACAGATGGGTTCTATTCAGATGTGTGAACATTCATTAGCTCCCTTATCTGGTTTTAGCAAAACGTTCCTTGTATTTAATTTGCCGTATTTATTTAAGACAAGAGAGATTGCATATGAGTTTTTAGATAGCCCTATAGGGGAGGAAATGAAGAGACTTGTTGAAAAAGATGGGATTCTTGTTCTTAGTTTCTGGGAGAACGGTTATCGTCATGTGACAAATAGTAAGCGCCCAATTAAAACTCCTGCGGACCTTAAAGGCTTGAAGATAAGAACTATGGAAAACCCTGTGCATATGGAGGCTTTCAGGCAGATGGGAGCTCTTCCAACCCCTATGGCTTTCGGAGAGGTCTTTACAGCTTTACAGCAGGGTGTTATCGATGGTCAGGAAAACTCCTATTCTAACATGTATGTTATGAAGTTCCATGAGGTACAAAAGTACATTACAGATACTAGTCATTTTTATGATGTGACAGGTTTTATGATAAATCCGAAGTTTTTCTATAGTTTGTCTCCGGATCTTCAGGAGGCTGTTAAAAAGGCAGCTAAGACCGCAACTACCTTCCAGAGGGAAAGAGCTATAACTGATGATGATAAGTTTAGGAAGCTTGTGGCTGAGAAATTGCAGTTTACAGAGCTAACCCCTGAGGAAAGGGCGAAGTTTGCAGAAGCATCGAAAGGCACATATGATGTGTTTAAGAAGGAAATAGGAGAAGAGAATCTTAATAAGATACTAAATGAGTTGAAGAAGATAGAAGAGGCAAGGTCCAAGAAATAA
- a CDS encoding Ldh family oxidoreductase, producing the protein MPLLVSYERLKDIAIQVLRQLDVPYEDALTTAESLLSADLRGIDSHGISRFPTYVKRIKLGLIRAKPNIKLLRESKTIALLDADNGLGQVAAKRAMELCIRKAKESDIAVVGVRNSNHVGIGAYYAMMALKESMIGFFATNTAALMAPYGGCEPILGTNPFALAIPAGEEIPIVLDMSTSVVPRGKIELALREGRDIPEGWAIDKDGNPTTNPEKALAGALLPLGGPKGYGLSVVIDILSGLLMGSSYGREIKSMFTDFTRPMGVGHFMMAINIDSFMPIEEFKRRVDDYIRVIKGSKKAKDVEEILLPGERSYKLMQKRLKEGIPIDEKTMEAIREALCIVGLDFRGL; encoded by the coding sequence ATGCCCCTTTTAGTTTCCTATGAAAGGTTAAAAGACATAGCGATCCAGGTACTAAGACAGCTTGATGTTCCCTATGAGGATGCTTTAACCACGGCTGAATCTCTTCTTTCAGCAGACTTAAGAGGGATTGATTCTCATGGTATATCAAGATTTCCTACTTACGTTAAAAGAATTAAATTAGGTCTTATAAGGGCTAAGCCTAACATAAAACTATTAAGAGAGTCTAAAACTATCGCTCTTCTTGATGCAGATAACGGTCTTGGGCAGGTTGCAGCTAAGCGCGCTATGGAGCTTTGTATAAGGAAGGCTAAAGAGAGCGACATTGCGGTTGTGGGTGTGAGAAACTCTAACCATGTGGGTATAGGAGCCTATTATGCTATGATGGCCCTAAAAGAAAGCATGATCGGCTTCTTCGCTACTAATACTGCAGCCTTAATGGCTCCTTATGGAGGGTGTGAGCCTATCCTGGGTACGAACCCTTTTGCTCTTGCTATACCTGCTGGGGAGGAGATTCCCATAGTCCTTGATATGTCTACTAGCGTGGTCCCAAGGGGTAAGATTGAGCTAGCCTTAAGGGAGGGCAGAGATATACCGGAAGGCTGGGCTATAGATAAAGATGGTAATCCTACTACTAATCCGGAAAAGGCCTTAGCTGGTGCTTTGCTTCCTCTCGGGGGTCCAAAGGGTTATGGTTTATCCGTAGTTATAGATATACTTTCCGGATTGCTCATGGGATCCTCCTATGGAAGAGAGATAAAATCTATGTTTACTGATTTTACGAGACCTATGGGTGTTGGGCACTTCATGATGGCTATAAATATAGATAGCTTTATGCCTATTGAGGAATTTAAAAGAAGGGTTGATGATTACATAAGGGTTATTAAGGGTTCTAAAAAAGCAAAAGATGTGGAAGAGATCCTTCTTCCTGGTGAGAGAAGCTACAAATTAATGCAAAAAAGATTGAAAGAAGGAATACCGATAGATGAGAAAACTATGGAGGCTATAAGGGAAGCTTTATGTATAGTGGGGTTGGATTTTAGAGGCTTATAG
- a CDS encoding UxaA family hydrolase → MTLWGYIRPDGSVGIRNHVLVISSVVCANEVTSSISNSVPGTVYVVHNEGCGQLGIDYEQTLRTLIGFGRNPNVASVLVIGLGCEKLDPRVLADGISSSGKRVEVLVIQEEGGTIKAKEKGIKIAEELVSEAYKMKREPIDLSSIVLALECGGSDATSGIAANPAMGFVSDYVVKAGGTSILSETPEFIGAEHILAKRAISEEVARKVFEIVERAEKSALAMGVDLRGTQPTRGNIEGGITTIEEKSLGCIYKAGKSPIQGVVEYAEPPKGKGLWIMDTPGHDVQSITGMVAGGAQVVLFSTGRGTPVGCPIAPVIKITGNPMTYEKMRDNIDINAGTIILGLETIEDVGLRILEELFLVINGKMTKAEALGHREFAITRIGPTM, encoded by the coding sequence ATGACTCTTTGGGGTTATATAAGACCAGATGGTTCCGTTGGTATCAGAAATCATGTATTGGTTATCTCAAGCGTCGTATGTGCAAATGAGGTAACCTCTTCGATCTCAAACAGCGTCCCTGGTACAGTTTACGTTGTCCATAATGAGGGATGTGGGCAACTTGGCATCGATTATGAACAGACTTTAAGAACCCTTATAGGCTTTGGTAGAAATCCGAACGTTGCTTCTGTTTTAGTAATAGGGTTAGGTTGCGAAAAGCTTGATCCGCGGGTTTTAGCGGATGGAATATCTTCCTCAGGTAAAAGGGTTGAGGTTTTGGTTATTCAAGAGGAAGGTGGTACGATCAAAGCTAAGGAAAAAGGGATAAAAATAGCGGAAGAGCTCGTCTCAGAGGCTTATAAGATGAAGAGGGAGCCTATAGATCTTTCCTCTATAGTTTTAGCCTTGGAGTGTGGCGGTTCTGATGCTACCTCTGGAATAGCAGCTAATCCTGCCATGGGGTTTGTCTCCGATTACGTAGTTAAGGCTGGTGGAACCTCTATATTATCTGAGACTCCAGAGTTTATAGGAGCTGAGCATATACTTGCTAAGCGTGCCATAAGTGAAGAAGTGGCAAGAAAGGTTTTTGAGATAGTGGAACGAGCCGAAAAAAGCGCCTTGGCTATGGGTGTAGATCTAAGGGGTACTCAACCTACGCGCGGTAACATAGAAGGCGGTATAACCACGATCGAAGAGAAATCCTTAGGCTGTATATATAAAGCTGGAAAGTCCCCCATTCAAGGGGTAGTCGAATACGCTGAACCTCCGAAAGGTAAGGGTCTATGGATAATGGACACACCTGGACACGATGTTCAATCTATAACTGGTATGGTTGCTGGAGGTGCTCAAGTAGTTTTATTTTCCACTGGGAGAGGCACACCTGTGGGATGTCCCATAGCTCCCGTTATAAAGATAACGGGAAATCCCATGACTTACGAGAAAATGAGGGATAACATCGACATTAACGCTGGAACGATAATTTTAGGCTTAGAGACTATAGAAGATGTGGGTCTGAGGATATTGGAAGAGCTATTTTTAGTTATAAACGGGAAGATGACGAAGGCCGAAGCCTTAGGACATAGGGAATTTGCCATTACAAGGATTGGGCCAACAATGTAA
- a CDS encoding UxaA family hydrolase — protein MKKVIVMSELDNVATALESIDLGEGISVDIFGRGWELKAKAPIPFGHKIAIRPIKKGENVIKYGEVIGVATEDIDIGDWVHVHNVASLRGRGDLIEKERRG, from the coding sequence ATGAAAAAGGTCATAGTTATGAGTGAGCTTGATAATGTTGCCACAGCTCTTGAGAGTATAGACTTGGGGGAAGGGATCTCAGTAGATATATTCGGAAGGGGATGGGAGCTTAAGGCTAAGGCTCCCATCCCCTTTGGTCATAAGATAGCTATAAGGCCTATTAAGAAGGGCGAGAATGTCATAAAGTATGGTGAGGTAATAGGGGTAGCGACTGAAGATATAGATATTGGGGATTGGGTCCATGTTCACAATGTAGCGAGCTTAAGGGGAAGAGGAGACTTGATTGAAAAGGAGAGAAGGGGGTAG
- a CDS encoding aldehyde ferredoxin oxidoreductase family protein, whose protein sequence is MAYGFWNRIALVDLSNMTVEYESPGEAFFRRYMGGGCLGSYYVAKLAKPGTDAFSPENVIVFAPSVATGVPVPGFARHSATAISPLTGGISDSEAGGFWGVALKGAGLDAIVVKGCASKPVYLFVKDGNVEIRDASHLWGKLNGDVLREVEAELGEKGLRILGIGPGGENLVRFACIICDLHDVHGRGGLGAVMGSKKLKAILVKPTKKIPFHDEEKLKSIAKAFAGRFKDIPGQLRLYQWGTTMAPKMYSTAGMLPTYNWRAGVFEGAEKICGEHISTIMSFEKTGCYACPVRCKRLVKESEPFEIDEEYGSIEFESLAALGSYTGVSDPHVVCKAIELANRYTIDTISLGGTIAFAMDCYENGILTKADTDGLELKFGNKDVIIPLIEKIVKKEGIGKILAEGSRRAAQIIGKGAEKFAVEAKGVEYPAHEPRVKRSLALVYAVCPIGADHMASEHEPSIGPDATDASLARLGTFGFVERLPWTDLGEKKVRFVYYTMMAYSMLNSLDICMFCMAPTRTLTYKEVVESVSAATGWEVSLWELMKVGERRLNIMRTFNVRSGIDSREDRLADKMLLPLEGGGPHQGKFVTREEFEKAKKVYYRMSGWDENGVPYPWKLQELDLDWLL, encoded by the coding sequence TTGGCTTACGGTTTTTGGAACAGGATAGCTCTTGTGGATCTTTCCAATATGACTGTGGAGTATGAAAGTCCGGGAGAGGCTTTCTTCAGAAGGTATATGGGTGGAGGATGCTTGGGAAGCTATTATGTAGCTAAGCTTGCCAAGCCTGGTACTGATGCCTTTTCTCCTGAGAATGTGATAGTTTTCGCTCCAAGTGTTGCTACAGGTGTTCCTGTCCCTGGCTTTGCAAGGCACTCTGCCACTGCGATATCTCCCTTAACAGGTGGGATCTCAGATAGCGAGGCTGGTGGCTTTTGGGGTGTAGCTTTAAAGGGCGCTGGTTTAGATGCGATAGTTGTTAAAGGGTGCGCTTCTAAGCCGGTTTACCTTTTCGTTAAGGATGGGAATGTAGAGATAAGGGATGCGTCTCATCTTTGGGGTAAGCTCAATGGCGATGTCCTAAGAGAGGTGGAGGCTGAGCTTGGTGAAAAGGGCTTAAGAATACTTGGGATAGGCCCTGGTGGAGAGAACCTAGTTAGATTTGCTTGCATAATTTGCGACCTTCATGATGTGCATGGAAGAGGCGGCTTAGGTGCTGTAATGGGCTCGAAGAAGTTAAAGGCCATATTGGTGAAGCCTACTAAGAAGATTCCTTTCCACGATGAGGAAAAGCTCAAGAGCATAGCTAAAGCCTTTGCCGGTAGGTTCAAGGATATCCCGGGGCAGTTAAGGCTTTATCAGTGGGGAACCACAATGGCACCTAAGATGTATAGCACTGCTGGTATGCTTCCAACCTATAATTGGAGGGCTGGTGTTTTCGAGGGAGCGGAGAAGATATGCGGTGAGCATATAAGCACTATAATGTCTTTTGAAAAAACCGGTTGCTATGCTTGTCCAGTTAGGTGTAAGAGATTGGTTAAGGAAAGCGAACCTTTCGAGATAGATGAGGAATATGGAAGCATTGAGTTTGAATCCTTAGCTGCCTTAGGTTCTTACACTGGCGTAAGCGATCCTCATGTGGTTTGTAAGGCTATAGAGCTTGCTAATAGGTATACAATAGACACCATATCCTTAGGCGGTACAATAGCCTTCGCTATGGATTGTTACGAAAATGGAATACTAACGAAGGCAGATACGGATGGGCTTGAGCTTAAGTTTGGAAATAAGGATGTAATAATTCCCTTAATTGAGAAGATAGTCAAGAAAGAGGGCATAGGAAAGATATTGGCCGAAGGTTCAAGAAGGGCCGCTCAGATAATAGGCAAAGGCGCTGAAAAGTTCGCTGTTGAGGCCAAGGGAGTGGAATATCCTGCTCATGAACCGAGAGTTAAAAGGTCCTTAGCCTTAGTTTATGCCGTATGTCCTATAGGTGCGGATCACATGGCGAGTGAGCATGAGCCAAGCATAGGCCCGGATGCTACGGATGCAAGTCTCGCAAGGTTAGGAACCTTTGGCTTCGTGGAAAGGCTTCCTTGGACCGATCTCGGTGAGAAAAAGGTTAGGTTTGTATATTACACGATGATGGCTTACAGCATGCTTAACTCTCTTGATATATGTATGTTCTGTATGGCCCCTACGAGAACCCTTACCTATAAAGAGGTGGTTGAATCAGTAAGTGCTGCTACCGGTTGGGAGGTTAGCCTCTGGGAGCTAATGAAGGTTGGAGAAAGAAGGCTTAACATAATGAGAACCTTTAACGTTAGAAGCGGTATAGATTCCAGAGAGGATAGGCTTGCTGACAAGATGCTTTTACCCTTAGAGGGTGGTGGACCTCATCAAGGTAAGTTCGTTACCAGGGAAGAGTTTGAAAAGGCTAAGAAGGTCTACTACAGGATGTCTGGCTGGGACGAGAACGGGGTTCCCTATCCTTGGAAGCTTCAAGAGCTTGACCTAGATTGGTTGCTTTAA